One genomic segment of Pseudonocardia sp. T1-2H includes these proteins:
- a CDS encoding acyl-CoA carboxylase subunit beta, whose protein sequence is MPVLKSLLDLSSETYASNRKNQLAVLDQLNEQLELAIAGGGERYMKRHRDRGKLPARERVELLLDPDSPFLELSPLAAWGTEFAVGASEITGIGVVSGVECVLIAHDPTVRGGAMNPYSLKKTLRALEIARINRLPVINLVESGGADLPTQADLFVPAGRIFHELAELSSMAIPTVALVFGNSTAGGAYVPGMCDYAVLVDKQAKVFLGGPPLVKMATGEDADDESLGGAEMHSRVSGLSDYFAADEHDAIRLGREIMSRINWHKLGPAPLANPEPPRYDPDEILGIVPTDTKVPFDPREILARTVDGSDFDEYKPLYGTSLVTGWAQIHGYPVGVLANHRGVLFSEEAKKASEFILLANQTDTPLIFLQNTTGYMVGTDYEQGGIIKDGAKMINAVTNSQVPHLTINMASSFGAGNYGMSGRAYDPRLMFAWPGAKLAVMGAAQLAGVMSIVGKASAASQGKPFDDDADARRTAQIEAQIEAESHSFYVTARLYDDGIIDPRDTRTVLGMSLSAVHSTTVAGRRGFGVFRM, encoded by the coding sequence ATGCCGGTCCTGAAGTCCCTGCTCGATCTCTCCTCGGAGACGTACGCGAGCAACCGGAAGAACCAGCTCGCGGTGCTCGACCAGCTCAACGAGCAGCTCGAGCTGGCCATCGCCGGCGGCGGCGAGCGCTACATGAAGCGGCACCGGGACCGCGGGAAGCTGCCCGCCCGCGAGCGCGTCGAGCTGCTGCTGGACCCGGACAGCCCGTTCCTGGAGCTCTCCCCGCTGGCCGCGTGGGGCACCGAGTTCGCCGTGGGTGCCAGCGAGATCACCGGGATCGGCGTCGTGTCCGGGGTGGAGTGCGTGCTCATCGCGCACGACCCCACGGTCCGCGGCGGGGCGATGAACCCGTACTCGCTGAAGAAGACGCTGCGCGCGTTGGAGATCGCCCGGATCAACCGGCTCCCGGTGATCAACCTCGTGGAGTCCGGCGGCGCGGACCTACCCACCCAGGCGGACCTGTTCGTGCCCGCCGGGCGGATCTTCCACGAGCTCGCCGAGCTCTCCTCGATGGCGATCCCGACCGTCGCCCTGGTGTTCGGCAACTCGACGGCCGGCGGCGCGTACGTCCCGGGCATGTGCGACTACGCGGTGTTGGTGGACAAGCAGGCCAAGGTGTTCCTCGGTGGTCCGCCGCTGGTCAAGATGGCAACCGGCGAGGACGCGGACGACGAGTCCCTCGGCGGGGCCGAGATGCACTCCCGGGTGTCCGGGCTGAGCGACTACTTCGCCGCGGACGAGCACGACGCCATCCGGCTGGGCCGGGAGATCATGTCCCGGATCAACTGGCACAAGCTCGGGCCCGCGCCGCTGGCGAACCCGGAGCCGCCGCGCTACGACCCGGACGAGATCCTCGGCATCGTCCCCACGGACACGAAGGTCCCGTTCGACCCGCGGGAGATCCTCGCGCGCACCGTCGACGGCTCGGACTTCGACGAGTACAAGCCGCTCTACGGGACGTCGCTGGTCACCGGCTGGGCGCAGATCCACGGCTATCCGGTCGGCGTGCTCGCCAACCACCGCGGGGTGCTGTTCAGCGAGGAGGCCAAGAAGGCGTCCGAGTTCATCCTGCTGGCGAACCAGACGGACACGCCGCTGATCTTCCTGCAGAACACCACCGGCTACATGGTCGGCACGGACTACGAGCAGGGCGGGATCATCAAGGACGGCGCCAAGATGATCAACGCCGTCACGAACAGCCAGGTCCCGCACCTGACGATCAACATGGCGTCGTCGTTCGGGGCGGGCAACTACGGCATGTCCGGGCGCGCCTACGACCCGCGGCTCATGTTCGCCTGGCCCGGCGCCAAGCTCGCGGTGATGGGCGCGGCCCAGCTCGCCGGCGTCATGTCGATCGTCGGGAAGGCCTCCGCGGCGTCGCAGGGCAAGCCCTTCGACGACGATGCGGACGCGCGGCGGACCGCGCAGATCGAGGCGCAGATCGAGGCGGAGTCGCACTCGTTCTACGTCACCGCCCGGCTCTACGACGACGGGATCATCGACCCGCGGGACACCCGCACCGTGCTGGGGATGTCGCTCTCGGCTGTCCACTCGACCACCGTCGCCGGCCGCCGCGGCTTCGGCGTCTTCCGGATGTGA
- a CDS encoding acyl-CoA dehydrogenase family protein — translation MDFVESDEHRDLRAAVGSIAAPYGGSYYAEHARAGEPCAELWKDLGDAGFVGVNVGEEYGGGGGGLVELALVCEEIAAQGAPILLLLVSAAISAEVIEEFGSDSQRKEWLPGLASGRTKVVFAITEPNAGSNTHQLSTTATRSGDEWVINGEKYYISGVDEAEALLLVARSGKDANGNAKLSLFLVPTDAPGLQKTRLPVDVMLPEKQFTLHFDDVRLPASALVGEEGAGFRQVFHGLNPERITGAALCVGIARYALTRASRYANDRQVWDRPIGAHQGISHPLAKAKVETELAALMTQKAAWLHDQGLPAGEASNMAKYAAAEAAVAAIDAAMQTHGGNGVAAEFGLLPYWGLARLLRIAPVSREMILNFVAQHSLGLPRSY, via the coding sequence GTGGACTTCGTCGAGAGCGACGAGCACCGCGACCTGCGCGCCGCGGTCGGGAGCATCGCCGCGCCGTACGGCGGGAGCTACTACGCCGAGCACGCCCGCGCAGGGGAACCGTGCGCCGAGCTCTGGAAGGACCTCGGGGACGCCGGGTTCGTCGGCGTCAACGTGGGCGAGGAGTACGGCGGCGGCGGCGGCGGCCTGGTCGAGCTCGCGCTGGTCTGCGAGGAGATCGCGGCTCAGGGCGCGCCGATCCTGCTGCTCCTGGTCTCGGCGGCGATCTCGGCCGAGGTGATCGAGGAGTTCGGCAGCGACTCCCAGCGCAAGGAGTGGCTGCCCGGGCTCGCGAGCGGCCGGACGAAGGTCGTCTTCGCGATCACCGAGCCGAACGCCGGCTCCAACACCCACCAGCTCTCCACCACCGCCACCCGCTCGGGCGACGAGTGGGTGATCAACGGCGAGAAGTACTACATCTCCGGGGTCGACGAGGCGGAGGCGCTGCTGCTCGTCGCGCGCAGCGGCAAGGACGCGAACGGCAACGCCAAGCTGTCCCTCTTCCTCGTCCCGACGGACGCGCCGGGCCTGCAGAAGACCCGCCTGCCCGTCGACGTGATGCTCCCCGAGAAGCAGTTCACCCTGCACTTCGACGACGTCCGGCTCCCCGCCTCCGCGCTCGTCGGCGAGGAGGGCGCCGGGTTCCGCCAGGTGTTCCACGGCCTCAACCCGGAGCGGATCACCGGTGCGGCGCTGTGCGTCGGCATCGCCCGCTACGCGCTCACCCGGGCCTCCCGGTACGCGAACGACCGTCAGGTCTGGGACCGCCCGATCGGCGCCCACCAGGGCATCTCGCACCCGCTGGCGAAGGCCAAGGTCGAGACCGAGCTGGCCGCGCTGATGACGCAGAAGGCCGCGTGGCTGCACGACCAGGGGCTCCCGGCCGGCGAGGCGTCCAACATGGCGAAGTACGCGGCCGCCGAGGCCGCGGTCGCCGCGATCGACGCCGCGATGCAGACCCACGGCGGCAACGGCGTGGCCGCCGAGTTCGGCCTGCTGCCGTACTGGGGGCTGGCCCGGTTGCTCCGGATCGCGCCGGTGAGCCGCGAGATGATCCTGAACTTCGTCGCCCAGCACAGCCTGGGCCTCCCGCGGTCCTACTGA
- a CDS encoding AMP-binding enzyme: protein MPSPLLASDVVDELGEPVRGEPGEAVYRSPIMTAGYYRNPEATAEAFRGGWFHSGDSATVDGDGLRIMVDRYKDIVKSGGENVSSMRVEAVLHEHPDVLRAAVIGLAHDRWGEAVTAVVLPRPGTSPVEADVIAFCKERLAGFETPKAIVFADALPETVGGKVLKYKLRAAHAGHYTS, encoded by the coding sequence GTGCCCAGCCCGCTGCTCGCCTCCGACGTCGTCGACGAGCTGGGCGAGCCCGTACGCGGCGAACCCGGCGAGGCCGTCTACCGCTCGCCCATCATGACCGCCGGCTACTACCGCAACCCCGAGGCCACGGCCGAGGCGTTCCGCGGCGGCTGGTTCCACTCGGGCGACAGCGCGACGGTCGACGGCGACGGCCTGCGGATCATGGTCGACCGCTACAAGGACATCGTGAAGTCCGGTGGCGAGAACGTGTCGAGCATGCGGGTCGAGGCGGTGCTGCACGAGCACCCGGACGTGCTGCGGGCCGCGGTGATCGGGCTCGCGCACGACCGCTGGGGCGAGGCCGTCACCGCCGTCGTCCTGCCCCGGCCGGGCACGTCGCCCGTCGAGGCGGACGTCATCGCGTTCTGCAAGGAACGTCTCGCCGGCTTCGAGACGCCGAAGGCGATCGTCTTCGCGGACGCGCTGCCGGAGACGGTGGGCGGCAAGGTCCTCAAGTACAAGCTCAGGGCCGCCCACGCGGGCCACTACACGAGCTGA
- a CDS encoding acyl-CoA dehydrogenase family protein: MENDRTAAPAWATHPVPTSADGWVARAREVREILEADAAARDRAGATPYDEVALLKDSGLVTLLGPVEHGGAGQEWPLAYRVVREVAAGDGSIGQLLGYHYLWFWAARLVGTPEQIAAVEADATRNRWFFGGAVNPRDADVVIRDAGDHLVYNGRKSFSTGSRVSDVTVLEGVLEGTDTHVFAIVPSDQPGIAFHDDWDNIGQRLTESGGVTISEVQVPWEAAAGFVDRTFRPRVYNTLNVPTIQLVFVNFYLGIARGALETGAGYTRTSARSWLHSDADRAVDEPYQLDLYGDYASKLWAVEALADQVAQEGLAIHRDAWNVTERQRGEHEVRVAAVKARATEVALEITAGIFEGLGARSTTAALGFDRFWRNVRTHTLHDPVAYKRREVGAFLLRDELPEPTWYS, encoded by the coding sequence ATCGAGAACGACCGGACCGCCGCTCCCGCCTGGGCCACCCACCCCGTACCCACCTCCGCCGACGGGTGGGTCGCCCGGGCCCGCGAGGTGCGCGAGATCCTGGAGGCCGATGCGGCCGCCCGCGACAGGGCCGGCGCCACCCCCTACGACGAGGTCGCGCTGCTGAAGGACTCCGGCCTCGTCACCCTGCTCGGCCCCGTCGAGCACGGCGGCGCGGGCCAGGAGTGGCCGCTCGCCTACCGGGTCGTCCGCGAGGTCGCCGCGGGCGACGGCTCCATCGGCCAGCTCCTCGGCTACCACTACCTCTGGTTCTGGGCCGCGCGTCTGGTCGGCACGCCCGAGCAGATCGCCGCCGTCGAGGCGGACGCCACCCGCAACCGCTGGTTCTTCGGCGGCGCGGTCAACCCCCGCGACGCGGACGTGGTGATCCGGGACGCGGGCGACCACCTCGTCTACAACGGCCGGAAGTCCTTCTCCACGGGCAGCAGGGTCTCCGACGTGACCGTGCTCGAGGGCGTCCTCGAAGGCACGGACACGCACGTCTTCGCGATCGTGCCCAGCGACCAGCCCGGTATCGCGTTCCACGACGACTGGGACAACATCGGCCAGCGGCTCACCGAGAGCGGCGGGGTCACGATCTCCGAGGTCCAGGTGCCGTGGGAGGCAGCGGCCGGCTTCGTCGACCGGACCTTCCGGCCGCGGGTCTACAACACGCTCAACGTGCCGACGATCCAGCTCGTGTTCGTCAACTTCTACCTCGGCATCGCCCGCGGGGCGCTCGAGACCGGGGCCGGGTACACCCGCACCAGCGCCCGCTCCTGGCTGCACAGCGACGCGGACCGGGCCGTCGACGAGCCGTACCAGCTGGACCTCTACGGGGACTACGCGTCGAAGCTGTGGGCCGTCGAGGCGCTGGCGGACCAGGTGGCGCAGGAGGGGCTCGCGATCCACCGCGACGCCTGGAACGTGACCGAGCGGCAGCGCGGCGAGCACGAGGTGCGGGTCGCGGCGGTGAAGGCGCGGGCCACCGAGGTCGCGCTGGAGATCACCGCGGGGATCTTCGAGGGCCTGGGCGCCCGCTCCACCACCGCCGCGCTCGGCTTCGACCGGTTCTGGCGCAACGTCCGCACCCACACCCTGCACGACCCGGTGGCCTACAAGCGCCGCGAGGTGGGGGCCTTCCTGCTGCGCGACGAGCTCCCGGAGCCGACCTGGTACTCCTGA
- the sfnG gene encoding dimethylsulfone monooxygenase SfnG → MSDTPANEPLKFAYWVPNVSGGLVTSTIEQRTDWGYEYNKKLARTAEDNGFEYALSQVRYMASYGADHQHESTSFSLALLLATERLKVIAAVHPGLWQPAVLAKWVATADHLSGGRVAVNVVSGWLKDEFTALGEPWLEHDERYRRSEEFIRVLREIWTSDCAEFRGDFYRIHDYDLKPKPLAVPGRAHPEIFQGGNSTAARRNGGRVSDWYFSNGKDYEGFSEQVAEVNAHAAEVGRTPRFGLNGFMIARDSEKEARETLREIIAKANKPAVEGFRDAVQQAGNSTGDKRGMWADSSFSDLVQYNDGFRTQLIGTPEQIADRAIEYKRRGANLLLLGYLHFQEEVEYFGRHVLPIIREKEAALGARELVTAAR, encoded by the coding sequence GTGTCCGACACGCCCGCGAACGAGCCCCTGAAGTTCGCCTACTGGGTGCCCAACGTCAGCGGTGGCCTCGTCACCAGCACCATCGAGCAGCGCACCGACTGGGGCTACGAGTACAACAAGAAGCTGGCGCGGACCGCCGAGGACAACGGCTTCGAGTACGCGCTGTCCCAGGTCCGCTACATGGCCAGCTACGGCGCGGACCACCAGCACGAGTCCACCAGCTTCTCCCTCGCCCTGCTGCTCGCCACCGAGCGGCTCAAGGTGATCGCCGCCGTCCACCCCGGACTCTGGCAGCCCGCGGTGCTCGCGAAGTGGGTCGCCACCGCGGACCACCTCTCCGGCGGCCGCGTCGCCGTCAACGTGGTCAGCGGCTGGCTCAAGGACGAGTTCACCGCTCTCGGCGAGCCGTGGCTCGAGCACGACGAGCGCTACCGCCGGTCCGAGGAGTTCATCCGGGTCCTGCGCGAGATCTGGACCAGCGACTGCGCGGAGTTCCGGGGCGACTTCTACCGGATCCACGACTACGACCTGAAGCCCAAGCCGCTCGCCGTCCCCGGCCGGGCGCACCCCGAGATCTTCCAGGGCGGGAACTCCACCGCGGCCCGGCGCAACGGCGGGCGCGTGTCCGACTGGTACTTCAGCAACGGCAAGGACTACGAGGGCTTCTCCGAGCAGGTCGCCGAGGTGAACGCGCACGCCGCCGAGGTGGGCCGGACGCCGAGGTTCGGGCTCAACGGCTTCATGATCGCCCGCGACTCCGAGAAGGAGGCCCGCGAGACCCTCCGCGAGATCATCGCCAAGGCCAACAAGCCCGCCGTCGAGGGCTTCCGGGACGCTGTGCAGCAGGCCGGGAACTCCACCGGGGACAAGCGCGGCATGTGGGCGGACTCGTCGTTCTCCGACCTCGTCCAGTACAACGACGGTTTCCGCACCCAGCTCATCGGCACGCCCGAGCAGATCGCGGACCGCGCGATCGAGTACAAGCGGCGCGGCGCGAACCTGCTGCTGCTCGGCTACCTCCACTTCCAGGAGGAGGTCGAGTACTTCGGCCGGCACGTGCTGCCGATCATCCGCGAGAAGGAGGCCGCCCTCGGCGCGCGCGAGCTGGTCACCGCCGCACGCTGA
- a CDS encoding TetR/AcrR family transcriptional regulator, which yields MTASAPSGARRRRDPGRRERILVAAAELAARRGFHTVGMADIGAEAGIVGSGIYRHFDSKDAILIALLDGVMSRLQAGAAEILTSGADDRTALSALIRDHIRVAIQDRTVLAVYHREIHNLPEDERRRLRRAQRHYIEEWVHVLAPLRRDLADGELRLAVHAAVGAIQSTLFFRSGLAPERLAELLDEMAHACLGITAPAALASEPAVT from the coding sequence ATGACCGCCTCCGCTCCTTCCGGGGCCCGACGCCGGCGCGATCCCGGCCGTCGGGAACGGATCCTCGTCGCGGCGGCCGAGCTCGCCGCGCGCCGGGGGTTCCACACCGTCGGCATGGCGGACATCGGCGCCGAGGCCGGGATCGTCGGCTCCGGGATCTATCGTCATTTCGACAGCAAGGACGCGATCCTGATCGCCCTGCTGGACGGGGTGATGAGCCGGCTGCAGGCCGGCGCCGCCGAGATCCTGACCAGCGGCGCGGACGACCGAACCGCCCTGTCCGCCCTGATCAGGGACCATATCCGGGTCGCGATCCAGGACCGCACGGTGCTCGCCGTCTACCACCGGGAGATCCACAACCTGCCCGAGGACGAGCGCCGCCGGCTGCGCCGCGCGCAGCGGCACTACATCGAGGAGTGGGTGCACGTGCTCGCCCCACTCCGCCGGGACCTGGCGGACGGGGAGCTGCGGCTGGCGGTGCACGCGGCCGTCGGGGCGATCCAGTCCACCCTGTTCTTCCGCAGCGGGCTGGCCCCGGAGCGGCTCGCCGAACTGCTCGACGAGATGGCGCACGCCTGCCTCGGGATCACCGCCCCGGCGGCGCTCGCGAGTGAACCCGCGGTGACTTAG
- a CDS encoding AMP-binding protein, whose protein sequence is MSVTSSDTTGLPFAPHGSDLPDASRIDVETLRGRRAVNRWERTALGDVFERLTWSYPDQVAVAGRPGAYGDERFAAVTYREADETANRLAHALAAAGLEPGDRVLLVCENSIEAYLAKFGIAKAGMVAVPLNPNLAPDVLEHLIRLAEPRFALVDAELWPRAEAPFAATGLTVGATITVGGGAVAGSRTFTELLDGQPTTEPDVEIHGDDIFQLLFTSGTTAMPKGVMLSHTYAHLAGMNFALSLSRGLPHEADLRLVTFLPLIYHIGDVLFPLGAMLAGGTVIIGRRPAPGPVADALAEERATALWAGSPQFVAALTAELESRPELDLTSLTTLVYGWGALSPACSRTSTRGSGTSSSRSGSSARPRPSPATGSGPRGGRRCTDAVPRPSTTWGCPARCSPPTSSTSWASPYAANPARPSTARPS, encoded by the coding sequence ATGAGCGTCACCAGCAGCGACACCACCGGACTGCCGTTCGCACCGCACGGATCCGACCTCCCGGACGCCTCGCGGATCGACGTCGAGACCCTGCGCGGGCGGCGCGCGGTGAACCGCTGGGAACGCACCGCCCTCGGCGACGTGTTCGAGCGGCTGACCTGGAGCTACCCGGACCAGGTCGCGGTCGCCGGGCGCCCCGGGGCCTACGGGGACGAGCGCTTCGCCGCCGTCACCTACCGCGAGGCGGACGAGACCGCGAACCGACTCGCGCACGCGCTCGCGGCGGCGGGACTGGAGCCCGGGGACCGGGTGCTGCTGGTCTGCGAGAACTCGATCGAGGCCTACCTGGCGAAGTTCGGCATCGCCAAGGCCGGGATGGTCGCGGTGCCGCTGAACCCGAACCTGGCCCCGGACGTCCTCGAGCACCTGATCCGGCTCGCCGAACCCCGGTTCGCCCTCGTCGACGCCGAGCTGTGGCCCCGCGCCGAGGCGCCCTTCGCCGCCACCGGCCTCACCGTCGGCGCCACGATCACCGTCGGCGGCGGTGCCGTCGCGGGCAGCCGGACCTTCACCGAACTCCTGGACGGGCAGCCCACGACCGAGCCCGACGTCGAGATCCACGGCGACGACATCTTCCAGCTGCTGTTCACCTCGGGCACCACGGCGATGCCCAAGGGCGTGATGCTCTCCCACACCTACGCCCACCTGGCGGGGATGAACTTCGCGCTGTCGCTCAGCCGCGGCCTGCCGCACGAGGCGGACCTGCGGCTCGTCACGTTCCTGCCGCTGATCTACCACATCGGGGACGTGCTGTTCCCGCTCGGCGCGATGCTCGCCGGCGGCACGGTGATCATCGGGCGCAGGCCCGCGCCGGGACCGGTCGCCGACGCCCTGGCGGAGGAGCGGGCGACGGCGCTGTGGGCCGGTTCGCCCCAGTTCGTCGCGGCGCTGACGGCCGAGCTGGAGAGCCGGCCGGAGCTGGACCTCACGAGCCTCACCACGCTCGTCTACGGCTGGGGCGCGCTCTCCCCGGCCTGCTCGAGAACCTCGACGCGCGGGTCGGGCACGAGCTCGTCACGCTCGGGATCTTCGGCCAGACCGAGGCCATCGCCTGCCACCGGTTCTGGCCCACGAGGTGGCCGGAGGTGCACCGACGCAGTGCCCCGGCCGTCAACTACGTGGGGGTGCCCAGCCCGCTGCTCGCCTCCGACGTCGTCGACGAGCTGGGCGAGCCCGTACGCGGCGAACCCGGCGAGGCCGTCTACCGCTCGCCCATCATGA
- a CDS encoding long-chain-fatty-acid--CoA ligase, whose translation MDLNENLIQRINIGDSLTRTAAVRPAQLAVVDGDRRWTYGEFNAWVNRLAHGLAGRGYSRGDALALASANSAEFLAVYYACAKLGVVCVPINLGWRPDEVAYVLGHSEARGMVVESQLVPAMSEAVAKVSDVEDVIVAPGTHAEYPAEPADRHWSTTEELLADEASEPECIVDDTDGLSYLYTSGTTSFPKGVVGTHKAIYLGSMSGALEGGWSAADRFTAMMPMFHTAQLNAFCTPAVMVGATIHVLRGFDPRVFLDTIERERITQVFGLPMMFRAALDHPSFAGRDLSSLKRAVYAMAPMPDALIRACLEGFACDFALLFGQTEMSPVTTLFRPEHQLTHIGAVGTPITGVQVGIMGPDGQLLPQGEQGEIVYRGPSTMQGYLRNPDATAAAFAHGWFHSGDVGRFDADGVLWFADRYKDVIKTGGENVASIEVEKAVYAADPSVAEVVVVGLPHERWSEAITAVVVPKPGESVDPDALIAALKQRLDGYKVPKSVIVTDDLPRTSTGKIQKNLVREANAAHYGQLLTCRS comes from the coding sequence ATGGACCTGAACGAGAACCTCATCCAGCGGATCAACATCGGGGACTCGCTGACCCGCACCGCCGCCGTCCGGCCCGCGCAGCTCGCGGTGGTCGACGGGGACCGGCGCTGGACGTACGGCGAGTTCAACGCCTGGGTCAACCGGCTCGCGCACGGCCTCGCCGGGCGCGGCTACTCCCGCGGGGACGCACTGGCGCTGGCCTCGGCGAACAGCGCCGAGTTCCTCGCCGTCTACTACGCGTGCGCCAAGCTCGGGGTCGTCTGCGTGCCGATCAACCTCGGCTGGCGGCCGGACGAGGTGGCCTACGTTCTCGGGCACTCCGAGGCCCGCGGGATGGTCGTGGAGAGCCAGCTCGTCCCGGCGATGAGCGAGGCCGTCGCGAAGGTCTCGGACGTCGAGGACGTGATCGTCGCGCCGGGGACGCACGCGGAGTACCCGGCGGAACCCGCGGACCGGCACTGGTCCACCACCGAGGAGCTGCTGGCCGACGAGGCGTCGGAACCCGAGTGCATCGTCGACGACACCGACGGGCTCAGCTACCTCTACACGTCCGGCACCACGTCGTTCCCGAAGGGCGTCGTCGGCACGCACAAGGCGATCTACCTGGGCTCGATGTCCGGGGCGCTGGAGGGTGGCTGGAGCGCGGCGGACCGGTTCACGGCGATGATGCCGATGTTCCACACCGCCCAGCTCAACGCGTTCTGCACGCCCGCGGTCATGGTCGGTGCCACGATCCACGTGCTCCGCGGCTTCGACCCGCGGGTCTTCCTGGACACGATCGAGCGGGAGCGGATCACGCAGGTCTTCGGGCTGCCGATGATGTTCCGCGCGGCCCTGGACCACCCGTCGTTCGCGGGGCGGGACCTCTCGTCGCTCAAGCGCGCCGTCTATGCGATGGCACCGATGCCGGACGCGTTGATCCGGGCCTGCCTGGAAGGCTTCGCCTGCGACTTCGCGCTGCTCTTCGGCCAGACCGAGATGAGCCCGGTGACCACGCTGTTCCGCCCCGAGCATCAGCTCACGCACATCGGCGCGGTCGGCACGCCGATCACCGGCGTCCAGGTCGGGATCATGGGCCCGGACGGGCAGCTGCTCCCGCAGGGCGAGCAGGGCGAGATCGTCTACCGCGGCCCGTCGACCATGCAGGGGTACCTGCGCAACCCCGACGCCACCGCGGCGGCGTTCGCCCACGGCTGGTTCCACTCCGGCGACGTCGGCCGGTTCGACGCCGACGGCGTGCTCTGGTTCGCGGACCGCTACAAGGACGTGATCAAGACCGGCGGCGAGAACGTGGCGTCGATCGAGGTCGAGAAGGCGGTCTACGCGGCCGACCCGTCCGTGGCGGAGGTCGTGGTGGTCGGGCTGCCGCACGAGCGGTGGAGCGAGGCGATCACCGCCGTCGTCGTGCCGAAGCCGGGCGAGAGCGTCGACCCGGACGCGTTGATCGCGGCGCTCAAGCAGCGGCTCGACGGCTACAAGGTCCCGAAGTCCGTGATCGTCACCGACGACCTCCCGCGGACCTCCACCGGGAAGATCCAGAAGAACCTGGTCCGCGAGGCGAACGCGGCGCACTACGGGCAGCTCCTGACATGCCGGTCCTGA